The following are encoded in a window of Vigna unguiculata cultivar IT97K-499-35 chromosome 8, ASM411807v1, whole genome shotgun sequence genomic DNA:
- the LOC114193849 gene encoding centromere-associated protein E isoform X6 — protein MKKFFQSPDLVIDGQRELLLSEVGENDQSLPGISLEKARTEEVSHEAEQLSKSIELLSSHEDIVSDKLSGFDKGQGDDIAASGTSDLEREVLPSSHHEEIFLQCNQEQNSEVVLIEQDGGLPEGFNQQWPRDGLAIEDPKSRGAHEFDPSRPLDVPSVLDANSINLLQLAEIIKGLNEEECQFLIEARVAETDLDPLASRSILSDHDISEAFQSLKEELFLENLMKNIFNTQLAELLESDNQGHQLVDEIYQLRASYNEVNEKNQYLSEELHNSRVDLQDISSKNVELQNQFNAAMAEVEALSARVLELQNNFDMSQKDFLELSKELADCRGLISSLQVEKKGMNETLDLTNGEKSKLLEEKEFHLFEIKNLVTELADLRGSMEGVKLEKSNLIDRISSVTEDRSKIEEEIEHLKHEIDRLSLDLVENKDLVASLQAENSNLNGNLTFSGDKMKNLVDENHRLSSQIIALNEQLSIEKGERLRFEGDLKEATMQLEQISKENVFLNNTLDMHKANIEDTGKEHSQPLSQPRDLGHQGNVVCEQRKGVEIAITEDYLHIDQEPDEGAPVGPHLNRHEREVFDDDLGFVSLKECLDEAEKVLTMLENAVNELHSHSVSSSRSGEKVSSPVVSKLIQAFETKVHEDEHEGETKDSSFLQSSSNSFKLTKEQIENLKKLLSKWKLDVQTAGALFKGERDDRKAGDAKYSDLEDQFEQLKQHCSDLEASNIELVVQYETMKQLLGDIQGQKSLLEKLCDTLKQEDARLKAKNNELYEKLGHCQSSISELHTEMNDVKQISSEMASSVGSQLENLQKEVTERATLLEQGWNMSMAQIVELVGKLKESVGGIMSTTFSSDTHSNLDITHQLEVSVHAAAEMIFDLQKKLESTNSEHEIMCTSYKEMSSKCDDLLGRNELAVSLLHKMYSDLSKLVLGNGRTMDDKIDVQSEVLPELLNYNSFQPILKRIGNILNEKQELESVTKEMKSELMHRETELEELKMKCVDLDSVSKLIQDLTGVLNADVPKIDMNKSPLSWLDSLVSSLVQKMREAEIQHHTTKELYGSKEMELAELKEKMHYLDTLRLENENEIHVLKESLYQAEEALVVARSELHKKTNELEHSEQRVSSIREKLSIAVAKGKGLVVQRDGLKQSLAETSSELEKCLQELQLKDTRLHELETKLKTYEEAGERVEALESELSYIRNSSNALRESFLLKDSMLQRIEEIMEDLDLPEQFHSRDTIEKIDWLASSVSGNSLAMNDWEQKDAVVGGSYSDAGYVARDSWKDDSQLQPDSDDFRKKFEELQSNYYGLAEQNEMLEQSLIERNSLLRRWEELVNSVEMPSHLQSMETEDKIECICAALTEANRHIDALQLKIEKYDSYCGMLNTDLEESQRMVSTFQEDLSALTSERGNLSEKVESLVLENERLSLQIREAELEKEKLIKEMTIVKNKLEHKTAIEEQLLTIDGKIRKLQDLVVDTLSESDTQNMGFGDANIDSLEELLGKLIQKLKMEQKLSASTRETELENERLLIEISGLKDKLEHKTAIEEQIFTIDGKIRKLQDLVGDAMSESDTQNMVFGDANIDSLEELLRKLIEKLNMEQKLSALTRENELENERLLKEITSLKDKLENKTAIEEQIFTIDGKIRKLQDLVGDALSESDSQNMVSGNASIDSLEELLGKLIEKLNVERKLSVLTRETELDNEKLLKEISSLKDKLEHKTAIEEQISTLDGKIRKLQDLVGDALSESDSQNMVSGNEPIDSLEELLGKLIEKLKTEQKLSAQTRETELENEKLLNEIAILKDKLEQKAAIEEQIFIIDDKIRKLHGLVGDALSESETENLVSGSEKIDSLEELLRKLLQNHANLLSMNPAYGVVGDGLRSQKDDGTVCEERSIDVQDKEASIDRYKIDLEKSLNELLHVKEERDRFFDKQISLSGEVEAMTKRIEELQGLLNQEEHKSASLREKLNVAVRKGKSLVQQRDSLKQTIEEMTVQMEHLKSEISNRDNTLAEHEQRLGQLSTYPDKLEALESESLQLKKHFEETEHRLQEQEYSLKLILNKLGEIEVGGEGYISDPVKKLEQVGKLCSNLHNTVSSLEQESRKSKRASELLLAELNEVQEMNDSFQEELAKVNAELVDIRRERDSAEASKLEALAHLEKLSSLHEAGKQSHLSDIMELKSILNLVFKSFGEVHNLLTNAFMFDLESYRKLEAGLESCMKGNNATNMVDSFITREHWASSNKKSSVPANPWEDFDAIDQYDDDTSVENLRLFGHQLQEFMTKVSSLKDKINIHSSLAEELDKTLSKLMASIQREMTSQKESCETMKKELSEHDEKLVALGGIIAYLYEACNNSSIVLENEKAELCGTKVESSDLGMSLETPSFNDDISEECIKTMADRLLVTVKGFTSIKAEFLDANQKEMKSTIANLQRELQEKDVQRDRICSDLVKQIKDAEAAATSYSQDLQAFKIQEHNLKKEVEAIEAERKILVHKVNELQDRQETTAELEEKMRSQTGLLAAKDQEIEALMHALDEEETQMEELTNKIVDLEKVVEQKNQEIENLEFSRGKVMKKLSTTVSKFDELHHLSANLLSEVEKLQSQLQERDTEISFLRQEVTRCTNDVLLASQMSNKRNSDEIFEFLTWVDMVVSHDGAHELHPDMKSNSQVHEYKEILQKKLMSLLSELENLREVVESKDAMLQVERSKVEELNHKTETLETSLHQKELQLNLLESVEETGKGASTSSEIVEVEPVMNRWSPSGAFVAPQVRSLRKGNSDHIAIAVDENPGGTSRIEEEEEDDKVHGFKSLTSSKIVPRFTRPLTDLIDGLWVSCDRTLMRQPVLRLGIIFYWAIMHALLAFFVV, from the exons ATGAAGAAATTTTTTCAAAGCCCTGATTTGGTGATTGATGGTCAGAGGGAGCTTCTTTTGTCTGAAGTTGGTGAGAATGACCAGTCTCTTCCGGGAATTTCTTTGGAGAAAGCTAGAACTGAGGAGGTGTCTCATGAAGCTGAACAACTGAGCAAGTCAATTGAATTGCTCTCTTCTCACGAGGACATTGTGTCAGATAAGCTTTCTGGTTTCGATAAAGGCCAAGGTGATGATATTGCAGCATCAGGGACTTCAGATCTGGAGAGAGAAGTATTACCTAGTTCACATCATGAAGAAATTTTCCTCCAGTGTAATCAAGAACAGAATAGTGAAGTAGTTCTCATTGAACAGGATGGGGGACTTCCGGAGGGGTTTAATCAGCAATGGCCTCGTGATGGACTTGCAATTGAGGATCCAAAGTCAAGGGGAGCTCATGAGTTTGATCCATCCAGACCATTGGATGTGCCTTCTGTTCTTGATGCAAACTCCATTAACCTGTTGCAGCTGGCTGAAATTATTAAGGGGCTTAATGAAGAAGAGTGTCAGTTTCTGATTGAGGCAAGAGTAGCAGAGACTGATTTGGATCCTTTAGCCAGTCGTTCAATTCTATCGGACCATGACATTTCAGAAGCATTTCAGAGTCTCAAAGAAGAATTGTTTCttgaaaatttaatgaaaaatatatttaacactcAACTAGCTGAACTGCTGGAGTCTGATAACCAAGGTCACCAGTTGGTTGATGAAATATATCAGCTTCGTGCTTCTTATAATGAAGTTAATGAGAAGAATCAATACCTTAGTGAAGAACTTCATAATAGCCGTGTTGATCTACAAGATATTTCTAGCAAAAATGTGGAACtgcaaaatcaatttaatgctGCCATGGCTGAGGTGGAAGCTCTTTCTGCCAGAGTGCTTGAGCTGCAGAATAATTTTGATATGTCTCAAAAAGATTTTCTGGAATTATCCAAAGAGTTGGCTGACTGCAGAGGCTTGATCTCAAGTTTACAGGTGGAAAAGAAGGGCATGAATGAAACTCTTGATTTGACAAATGGTGAGAAAAGTAAACTTTTGGAGGAGAAGGAATTTCATCTATTTGAAATTAAGAATCTGGTGACTGAATTAGCTGACTTAAGGGGTTCGATGGAAGGAGTAAAACTTGAGAAGTCTAACTTAATTGACAGGATCTCTTCTGTGACCGAAGATAGGAGTAAGATTGAAGAAGAAATTGAGCATCTCAAACATGAGATTGATAGGCTGTCATTAGATTTGGTTGAGAATAAAGATTTGGTGGCAAGTCTACAGGCAGAAAATTCCAACTTAAATGGGAACCTTACATTTTCAggtgataagatgaaaaatctTGTAGATGAGAATCATAGACTCTCTTCTCAAATCATTGCTTTAAATGAGCAATTGTCTATTGAAAAGGGGGAACGATTGAGGTTTGAAGGTGACCTTAAAGAAGCCACAATGCAGTTGGAACAAATTTCCAAGGAAAATGTATTTCTCAACAACACTTTGGATATGCATAAGGCCAATATAGAAGACACTGGAAAGGAACACAGTCAACCACTATCTCAACCCAGGGACCTTGGGCATCAAGGCAATGTTGTATGTGAACAAAGAAAGGGCGTTGAAATTGCAATTACTGAAGATTATCTGCATATAGACCAGGAGCCTGATGAAGGTGCACCAGTGGGGCCACATCTGAATAGACATGAACGTGAAGTATTTGATGATGATCTTGGGTTTGTTTCATTGAAGGAATGCTTGGATGAGGCAGAGAAAGTTTTGACTATGCTTGAAAATGCAGTTAATGAGTTGCATTCTCATTCAGTATCCTCCAGCAGATCTGGTGAAAAGGTTTCGTCACCTGTGGTTTCAAAATTGATACAGGCTTTTGAAACAAAAGTACATGAAGATGAGCATGAAGGGGAAACAAAGGATTCCAGTTTTCTTCAGTCATCATCAAACTCATTTAAGTTGACCAAAgaacaaattgaaaatttgaaaaaattgctTTCGAAGTGGAAACTGGATGTTCAGACTGCGGGTGCATTATTCAAGGGGGAGCGAGATGATCGGAAAGCTGGTGATGCAAAATACAGTGATCTTGAGGACCAGTTTGAACAATTGAAGCAACATTGTTCAGATTTGGAAGCATCCAACATTGAACTAGTTGTTCAGTATGAAACCATGAAGCAACTTCTGGGTGATATTCAAGGACAGAAATCTCTTCTTGAGAAACTCTGTGACACTTTAAAGCAAGAAGATGCCCGTCTCAAAGCCAAAAATAATGAACTTTATGAGAAGCTTGGACATTGTCAATCATCAATTAGTGAATTGCATACTGAAATGAATGatgtgaaacaaatttcaaGTGAAATGGCTTCTAGTGTTGGCagtcaactagaaaatttgCAGAAGGAGGTGACAGAGAGGGCAACCCTACTTGAGCAAGGCTGGAATATGTCCATGGCCCAAATTGTTGAGTTAGTTGGGAAGCTGAAAGAATCAGTTGGTGGAATTATGAGCACAACTTTCTCTTCTGACACCCACAGTAACCTGGATATCACTCATCAGTTAGAAGTTTCAGTTCATGCTGCTGCTGAAATGATTTTTGATCTGCAGAAGAAACTTGAATCTACAAATTCAGAACATGAAATAATGTGCACATCATATAAAGAAATGAGTTCAAAATGTGATGATCTGCTTGGGAGGAATGAATTGGCTGTTAGTCTATTGCATAAGATGTACAGTGACCTGAGTAAACTTGTACTCGGAAATGGCAGGACTATGGATGATAAGATAGATGTACAAAGTGAAGTGCTTCCTGAACTACTGAACTATAATAGCTTTCAGCCCATATTGAAACGTATTGGGAATATATTGAATGAGAAGCAGGAACTTGAGTCTGTTACCAAGGAGATGAAGTCGGAATTGATGCATAGGGAGACAGAATTGGAAGAATTGAAGATGAAGTGTGTTGATTTAGATTCTGTTAGTAAGCTAATACAAGATCTGACAGGTGTGCTAAATGCAGATGTCCCAAAGATTGATATGAATAAATCTCCCCTTTCATGGTTAGATTCTTTAGTGTCTAGTCTTGTACAGAAAATGCGAGAGGCTGAAATCCAGCATCACACGACTAAAGAACTATATGGATCCAAGGAGATGGAATTGGCTGAATTGAAGGAAAAAATGCATTATCTAGACACACTTCGTCTtgagaatgaaaatgaaatcCATGTTCTGAAGGAAAGCTTATATCAGGCTGAGGAAGCTCTTGTTGTTGCTCGTTCTGAATTACACAAGAAAACAAATGAACTTGAGCATTCAGAACAGCGGGTGTCCTCCATCCGTGAGAAACTTAGTATAGCTGTTGCCAAGGGGAAAGGGCTGGTTGTTCAGCGAGATGGCCTCAAGCAGTCCTTGGCGGAGACATCCAGTGAATTGGAGAAATGCTTGCAAGAGTTACAGTTGAAAGATACTAGACTGCATGAGCTTGAAACAAAACTTAAGACATATGAAGAGGCTGGTGAACGTGTGGAAGCTCTGGAATCTGAGCTTTCTTATATACGGAATTCATCTAATGCTTTGAGAGAGTCATTCCTCCTTAAAGATTCAATGCTTCAGAGGATAGAAGAGATAATGGAAGACTTAGATCTCCCAGAGCAGTTTCATTCAAGGGATACAATTGAGAAGATTGATTGGTTGGCTAGTTCAGTTTCTGGAAACTCATTGGCAATGAATGATTGGGAACAGAAAGATGCTGTGGTAGGAGGCTCATACTCTGATGCTGGTTATGTAGCCAGAGATTCGTGGAAAGATGACAGTCAGCTACAACCAGATTCAGATgattttagaaagaaatttgaGGAGTTGCAGAGTAACTATTATGGGTTGGCTGAGCAAAATGAAATGCTGGAGCAGTCATTGATAGAAAGAAACAGCTTACTACGGAGATGGGAAGAGCTTGTAAATAGTGTTGAAATGCCTTCACATTTGCAGTCTATGGAGACGGAGGATAAGATTGAATGTATATGTGCAGCACTTACTGAGGCTAATCGTCATATAGATGCTCTACAACTGAAGATCGAAAAATATGATAGTTATTGCGGAATGCTAAATACCGATCTGGAAGAATCTCAAAGGATGGTGTCTACTTTTCAAGAAGACCTTAGTGCTCTCACATCTGAGAGAGGGAACCTTTCTGAAAAAGTAGAGTCTTTGGTCCTTGAGAATGAGAGACTATCATTGCAAATAAGGGAGGCTGAACTTGAGAAAGAAAAGCTGATTAAGGAAATGACTATTGTGAAGAACAAGTTGGAACACAAAACTGCAATTGAAGAACAACTTTTAACTATTGATGGCAAGATCAGAAAGTTGCAGGACTTGGTTGTTGATACCTTATCAGAATCTGATACACAAAATATGGGGTTTGGTGATGCAAATATTGATTCCTTGGAAGAATTGCTGGGAAAGCTCATACAAAAGCTGAAGATGGAACAGAAACTGTCTGCATCGACAAGAGAAACTGAACTTGAGAATGAACGGCTGCTTATAGAAATATCTGGTTTGAAGGACAAATTGGAACACAAAACTGCTATTGAAGAACAAATTTTCACTATTGATGGCAAGATCAGAAAGTTGCAAGACTTGGTTGGTGATGCCATGTCAGAATCGGATACACAAAATATGGTGTTTGGTGATGCAAATATTGATTCCTTGGAAGAATTGCTGCGAAAGCTCATAGAAAAGCTGAACATGGAACAGAAACTGTCTGCATTGACAAGAGAAAATGAACTTGAGAATGAAAGGCTGCTTAAAGAAATAACTAGTTTGAAGGATAAATTGGAAAACAAAACTGCAATTGAAGAACAAATTTTCACCATTGATGGCAAGATCAGAAAGTTGCAAGATTTGGTTGGTGATGCCTTGTCAGAATCTGATTCACAAAATATGGTGTCTGGTAATGCATCTATTGATTCCTTAGAAGAATTGCTAGGAAAGCTCATAGAAAAGCTGAATGTGGAACGGAAGCTATCTGTATTGACAAGAGAAACTGAACTTGACAATGAAAAGCTGCTTAAGGAAATATCTAGTTTGAAGGACAAATTGGAACACAAAACTGCAATTGAAGAACAAATTTCCACCCTTGATGGCAAGATCAGAAAGTTGCAAGACTTGGTTGGTGATGCCTTGTCAGAATCTGATTCACAAAATATGGTGTCTGGTAATGAACCTATTGATTCCTTAGAAGAATTGCTAGGAAAGCTCATAGAAAAGCTGAAAACAGAACAGAAGCTATCTGCACAGACAAGAGAAACTGAACTTGAGAATGAAAAACTTCTTAATGAAATAgctattttaaaggataaattgGAACAGAAAGCTGCCATTGAAGAACAGATTTTCATCATTGATGATAAGATCAGAAAATTGCATGGTTTAGTTGGCGATGCCTTGTCAGAATCTGAAACAGAAAATCTGGTTTCTGGTAGTGAAAAGATTGATTCCTTGGAGGAATTGCTGAGAAAGCTTTTACAAAATCATGCGAATCTTTTGTCAATGAATCCTGCATATGGGGTTGTAGGTGATGGACTCCGTTCACAAAAGGATGATGGTACAgtttgtgaagaaagaagtatAGATGTGCAGGATAAGGAGGCAAGTATTGATAGATATAAAATAGATCTGGAGAAGTCTTTGAATGAATTGCTGCATGTGAAGGAGGAGAGAGATAGATTTTTTGACAAACAAATATCTTTATCTGGTGAAGTTGAAGCTATGACTAAAAGAATTGAGGAGTTGCAAGGGCTTCTTAATCAGGAGGAGCATAAATCAGCATCTCTCAGAGAGAAGTTAAACGTTGCAGTTAGGAAAGGGAAGTCATTGGTGCAGCAGCGTGACAGTCTAAAACAAACTATTGAAGAGATGACTGTTCAGATGGAGCACTTGAAATCTGAGATCAGCAACCGGGATAATACACTTGCAGAGCATGAACAGAGGTTGGGACAATTATCAACCTACCCAGATAAGTTAGAAGCTCTTGAATCAGAGAGTTTGCAACTGAAGAAACATTTCGAAGAAACAGAGCACCGTTTGCAGGAGCAAGAATATTCTTTGAAACTGATTTTGAACAAGTTAGGTGAGATTGAGGTTGGTGGTGAAGGTTATATTAGTGATCCAGTGAAGAAGTTGGAACAGGTTGGGAAACTATGTTCTAATCTGCATAATACTGTGTCATCTTTAGAACAAGAGTCCAGGAAGTCTAAAAGAGCATCAGAACTCCTACTGGCAGAGTTAAACGAGGTTCAAGAGATGAATGATAGTTTTCAGGAGGAGCTTGCAAAGGTGAATGCTGAACTTGTGGATATCAGAAGAGAAAGGGATTCAGCTGAGGCCTCCAAACTGGAAGCACTTGCACATCTGGAAAAGTTATCATCCTTGCACGAGGCTGGAAAACAGAGCCATTTATCTGATATCATGGAATTAAAATCTATTCTGAACCTTGTCTTCAAAAGCTTTGGTGAGGTTCACAATTTACTGACCAATGCATTTATGTTTGATTTGGAATCTTATCGGAAATTGGAGGCTGGTCTTGAGTCATGCATGAAAGGAAACAATGCTACAAATATGGTGGATTCATTCATCACCAGAGAACACTGGGCATCTTCTAATAAG AAGAGCTCTGTGCCTGCAAATCCTTGGGAAGATTTTGACGCAATTGATCAGTATGATGATGATACCTCTGTTGAAAATCTTCGTCTATTTGGTCATCAACTACAAGAGTTCATGACGAAGGTCAGTTCTCTTAAGGATAAAATAAACATACACTCAAGTTTGGCAGAGGAACTAGACAAAACTCTATCTAAACTAATGGCAAGTATTCAAAGGGAAATGACTTCCCAAAAAGAGTCGTGTGAAACCATGAAGAAAGAACTAAGTGAGCATGATGAGAAACTCGTTGCATTAGGTGGGATCATTGCTTACCTTTATGAAGCATGCAATAACTCTTCCATTGtacttgaaaatgaaaaagcgGAACTGTGTGGGACGAAGGTTGAATCTTCAGATCTAGGGATGAGCTTGGAAACTCCTTCGTTTAATGATGACATATCTGAAGAATGTATTAAAACCATGGCAGATAGATTGCTGGTGACTGTGAAAGGGTTTACTAGTATAAAAGCTGAATTTTTAGATGCTAATCAAAAAGAAATGAAGTCTACTATAGCAAATTTGCAGAGAGAGCTTCAGGAGAAGGATGTTCAAAGAGATAGGATTTGCTCAGATCTGGTAAAACAGATCAAGGATGCTGAAGCTGCTGCAACCAGTTACTCTCAAGATCTTCAAGCTTTTAAGattcaagaacataatttaAAGAAAGAGGTGGAAGCAATTGAGGCAGAAAGGAAGATACTTGTACATAAAGTGAATGAGCTACAGGATAGGCAAGAAACCACTGCTGAATTAGAGGAGAAAATGCGATCTCAGACTGGTTTACTGGCTGCCAAAGACCAAG AAATTGAAGCACTAATGCATGCCCTCGATGAGGAAGAAACACAAATGGAAGAATTGACAAATAAGATTGTTGATCTGGAAAAGGTTGTGGAACAAAAAAATCAAGAGATTGAGAACCTTGAATTTTCTCGTGGTAAGGTTATGAAAAAGCTTTCCACAACTGTCAGCAAGTTTGATGAGCTTCACCACCTTTCGGCAAATCTCCTTTCTGAAGTTGAAAAGCTCCAATCCCAGTTGCAAGAAAGAGATACTGAAATTTCATTCTTGAGACAGGAGGTTACCAGATGCACTAATGATGTTCTTCTTGCATCACAAATGAGCAATAAGAGAAACTCTGATGAGATCTTTGAGTTCTTGACATGGGTTGATATGGTTGTGTCTCATGACGGAGCGCATGAACTACATCCTGATATGAAGAGCAATAGTCAGGTTCATGAATACAAAGAAATACTGCAGAAGAAGCTTATGTCTTTATTGTCAGAATTGGAAAATCTAAGGGAAGTTGTAGAAAGCAAGGATGCGATGTTGCAAGTAGAAAGGAGTAAGGTAGAAGAATTGAATCACAAAACAGAAACTCTTGAGACGTCCTTACACCAGAAAGAACTGCAATTGAATTTGCTTGAAAGCGTGGAAGAAACTGGAAAGGGAGCTAGCACAAGCTCAGAAATTGTGGAGGTAGAACCAGTG ATGAACCGTTGGTCACCATCAGGTGCTTTTGTTGCACCTCAAGTACGCAGTTTGCGCAAAGGCAACAGTGATCATATTGCCATTGCTGTAGATGAAAACCCTGGGGGTACTAGTAggatagaagaagaagaagaggatgaCAAAG TCCATGGTTTCAAATCCCTGACTTCATCCAAGATTGTCCCAAGATTTACTAGACCATTGACTGACTTGATTGATGGCTTATG GGTTTCTTGTGATCGGACTCTAATGAGACAACCTGTCTTACGGCTtggaattatattttattgggCCATAATGCACGCACTACTTGCCTTTTTTGTAGTTTAA